The Planifilum fimeticola nucleotide sequence CAGCACCTCCTCCATGCCCTCTGTCAGGATGATCCCGGGAGCGATGCAGTTGACGGCGATGTTGTAGGACGCCCACTCCAGCGCCAGGGTTTCGGTCAGATTGATCACCCCCGCCTTGGCCGCTCCGTAGGCGCCCAATCCCGGGGTGCCCCTGAGCCCGGCGACGGAGCTGATGTTGATGATCCTTCCGCCTCCCTGTTCCGCCATGATCGGGCGAACGGCGGAGCAGCAATAAAACACCTGATGCAGATTGTTCCTCACCACCGCGTCAAACCCGTTGGGCGACAAATCCTCCAGGTTGTGGGAAAAGCTCCCCCCGGCGTTGTTGATCAGGACGTCGATGCGGCCGAAGTGCTCCTTCACTCTTTGCATCATGGCCTTCACCTGCTCAAAATCTCGCAAATCTGCCGGACACGGCAACACCTCCCCGCCCGCTTCCTCGATCTCCCGGGCGACCGCCCGAAGCTTCTCCGTCTTCCTGCCGTTGATGGCCACCTTCGCTCCCTCCCCGGCCATCCCGATCGCCACTCCCTTTCCGATCCCTTGGGAACTTCCCGTCACCACGACCACTTTTCCTTTGATGTCATAGCTGTTCAGTCCCATCGGCTTCCCTCCGGTTTTTCGTATTTATCGAAGGATTCAGCAGATGGCCGGTGTGTTTTTCAATGCCCGGCGAAACCCCTTCAAAGCCGGATCGATTGTTCCAAGGCCCGCGAAACCGTCAGAATGCGCTTCTCCGCAAAGCGGGGGGCGACGATCTGCATGCCGATCGGCAAGCCTTCGGAAGAGCGCCCGCAAGGGAAGGAGGCGGCCGGGTGGCCCGTAAGGTTGAACAAGGAGGTCAGCATCCATCCATTGTGCGGATGGATCGGCTTCCCGTCGATCTCCCGGGGATTTCGGCCGTGCGGGAAGGCCGGCACCGCCAACGTCGGCGTCACCAGGAGATCAAAGGACTGCCAAACCTTCTCCACCTTCTCGTAGGCCGCCGAACGGTTTTGCCGCCACCGCTCCATTTCCACCGCCGAAAAACGCCGGCCGTGTTCGATGGTGGCCGCCATCCCCCGGGATATCCTGTCCCGCTCCTTCTCCAGAAAATGTCCGTAGTGGGCGGCAAACCAGACGGCCCACAGGTTGACGAAGGTGTTTGTCACGATTTCCGCGCCGTCTTCCAGGCCGAGGGACACCTCCTCCACCCGGCAGCCCCATTCTTCCAACCGGCGGAGGGCCCCTTCGACGACCGTCCGAACCTCACGCTCCACCCGGAAGTAATCCAGGTCGGGGCTGTACGCAATCCTCCATCCTTTCAGGTCCGGTTCCTCCAGCGGGAAAAAGCGCTCCGTCACCGGCAGCGAAAAGGGATCAGCCGGATGCAATCCCTGGAACACGTCGAGAAAAAGGGCGGCATCCTCCACATAACGGGTCAGGCTGCCATGGTGCAAGAAGGGATCGACCACGGAGAAACGGGTGGGACCCGTATCGTAGGGAATGCGGCCAAAGGTCGGCTTCATCCCGTAAACGCCGCAAAAGCCGGCCGGAATGCGAATCGACCCCCCTCCGTCGCTCCCCTCGGCGATCGGAGCCAAGCCCGCGGCGACGACCGCCGCCGATCCGCCGCTTGAACCTCCCGCCGTCCGGCCGGGATCATGGGGATTGTTGGTCCTCCCGAAAAGCGGATTGTCGGTGACGGCCGTGTACCCGAACTCCGGCGTGTTCGTCTTGCCCAGAATCACGGCACCGGCCTGCCTCGCCCGGGCGACGAAGACGGCGTCCCGGCCGGGAACGTGGTCGGCGAAAAGCTTCGACCCGAACGTCGTCCGAATGCCCCGGGTCGGCTCAGATCCTTGATCGCGATCGGCACCCCCAGCAGGGGAGGAAGCTCCTCCTCCGACATCAGCCGTTTTTCCGCCCTTTTGGCATCCTCCAGGGCCCGCTCCTCCGCGACGGTGCAAAAGGCGTTGATTTCCGGGTTTCGCCGGCGGATGTGATCCAAAAAGGCGCGGGCGACCTCCAGGGGGGAAAGCTCTTTGTTCCGGATCCGGCGGGCCAGCTCGACAGCGCTCATGGCGAGGATTTCCTGTTCCCGGGACACGCCTTTTAACCTCCTTGTCCCATGAATGGTGATTTGCCATCGCCCCGCCCTTTCCACGGGACCTAGAGAAAATCCCCCAGTTTGACGTAACCCTTGAGCAGGTTCCGGGCGATGATGATGCGTTGGATTTCATCGGTCCCGTCGTAGATCCGCCACACCCGCGCATCCCGGTACCAGCGCTCGATGGGCAGCTCCTTCGTGTAGCCCATGCCGCCGTGAATCTGCAGGACGCGGTCGACGACGCGGTTCCCCATGTTGGCCCCGAACAGTTTGGCCATGGAAGCCAGGTGACGGTTGTCCTCGCCCTGGTCCAACGTCCAGGCCGCGTTGAGCACCAGCCACTTGGCGGCTTCAATCTCCACCGCCGAATCGGCGATCTGCCATTGGATCGCCTGCCTCTCCGCCAGGGGCTTGCCGAAGGTGATCCGCTGCTTGGCGTAGTCGATCGCCATCTGAAGCAGCCGCTCCGCGCTGCCCACCGCCCGGGCACCGATCATCCACCGTTGGTATCCGATCCATTCCAGTCCCAGCTTATACCCTCCGTGCAGCTCGCCCAGGATGTTCTCTTCCGGGACTCGGACATTTTCAAAGATGAGGGATGCCGGCCCCCAGGAGCCCATGGTATGAATATACTCCGACCGCCATCCCATCTCCCGGTCCACCAGAAAGCAGGTCACCCCGCCGTGACCCTGTTTTTCCTTGTCCGTCACGGCGAAAACCATGGCAAAATCGGCTTCATTCCCGTGGGTGATGAAAATCTTCTCCCCGTTCAATACCCAGTGGCTTCCCTCTTTTCTCGCCGACATCTGAATCCGGCGGGTGTCGGAACCGGCGCCGGGCTCCGTGAAGGCGAAACAGGAGATTTTCTCCCCCTTCAGGGTGGGGATCAGATAGCGCTTCTTCTGCTCCTCGTTGCAATAGTAAAGGATGTTGTCCGCATGTCCCCCGAAGGTGAAAGGGACGAAGGTCTTGGAAACTTCCATCGTGATGATGGCCTGCATCAGGTGCCCCAAGGCGGCACCGCCGTACTCCTTGGGCGTGTTGATGCCCCAGAAGCCCATATCGGCCGCCTTCTTCTGCAGTTCCCTCAGCTTTTGCCGGGTGATCCCCGGCTTCCCTTCCCGTTCGTTCCGGAGCACTTCCGGCTCCAGAGGCATCAATTCCTTCTGCACAAACTTGCGGACCGTCTGCTGAACCATCCGCTGTTCTTCCGTGAGACGCAGATGCATTATCCATCCCTCCGCTCAAATCCATCCTCGGGTCAGCGCTCCAGCAATACGGCGATTCCCTGCCCTCCGCCGATGCAGGCGGTGACCAGACCGCGTCTTGCGTTTCGGCGATTCATTTCGTACACCAGCTTCGTCACCAGAATCGCCCCCGTGGCGGCGATCGGATGGCCGTGGGCGATGGCTCCGCCGTTCACGTTCACCTTCTCCATATCCAGGGGCAGCTCGCGGGCGCAGGCCAACACCTGGGCGGCGAAGGCTTCGTTCAGTTCGATCAGATCGATATCCTCCAGGGCAAGCCCTTCTCTTTTCAACAACTTTTTCGTCGCGGGAACCGGGCCGATCCCCATGAGGTTCGGATCCACCCCGGCCACCGCAAACCCCCGCACCGTCGCGAGGGGTGTCAGCCCCCGACTCTCCGCCATTCGGCGGGACATGACCACCAGGGCCGCGGCCCCGTCATTCACCCCCGAAGAATTGCCGGCGGTCACCGTTCCCCCTTCCTTGAAGGCCGGCGGAAGCCTGCTCAAAACTTCCAGGGATGTTTCCGGACGGGGATGCTCGTCGGTGTCAAAGAGGAGGAGTTCCCCCTGTTTCCCGGGGATCGTCAGGGGAACGATCTGCTCCCGGAAAAGCCCCTTTTCCATCGCCCGCGCCATTCGGCGCTGGCTGACGAGCGCATACCGATCCTGCTCCTCCCGGGTAATCCGGTATTTCTCCGCCAAGTTTTCCGCCGTGATCCCCATCGGGGGATTGCCGATATGCTCCGGAGACAAAAGCCTGCGCACAAATCTCGGGGGATTGCGGTCAAAGGGCTTCGACGGAGGCTCCAGCAGGTAGGGGGCGCGGGTCATGCTCTCCGTCCCCCCGGCGACGAAGATCTCGCCGGCACCCCCTTGAACCGCCAGGGCGGCCAGTGCCACGGCGTTCATTCCCGATCCGCACTGGCGGTCGATGGTGACCCCCGGGACCTCCAGGGAGAGACCCGCCTGCAACGCCGTCAGCCGCGCGACATTTCCTCCCCCCGCCAGGGCGTTGCCGAAAATCACATCGTCGATCTCCTCGGGATCGACGCGGGCGCGCCGGATCGCCTCCTTCACCACCTCCGCCCCGTAGATGTGGGGTTCCCAATCCTTCAGGGCGCCGCCCCGTCGGGCGATCGCGGTCCGCACCGCGGAAACGATCACAGCCTCCCTCATTTTTCCACCCCCGGTTCGAAGATTTGCCCGCCCAATATCCTTGCAACATCGGTGCCAAGCGGATATCCCGGATATAAGCCTCAACGGACACGGTTTTTTGAGTCAAATGGGAATCATCCAAATTATAAGTGAATTCATGTTGCAAAATGCCCCGTCAGGGATTCACCACCAATTTCCCGCGGGTTTTCCGGTCCGCCAGCAGATAAAGCGCCTCCGGCAGCTCTTCCAGGGGGAAATTCCCGTGCAGCAGCGGACGAATCGCCCCCTGTTCATACATCGTCATCAGCCTTTGATGCGCTTCCGCCACCCGATCCGGCATGCGCCTGCGGAACAGCCCCCAATGGACCCCGACGATGGAATAATTCTTGACCAGGGCGTGGTTGGTGGGTGCATCGGCGATCCGTCCCCCCGCAAAGCCGATAACGAGGATGCGGCCCTCGAAAGCGATGCATTTGCGGGACCGGTCGAAGACGTCACCGCCGACCGGGTCGAAGATCACATCCGCCCCGCGGCCGTCCGTCAACTCCTTCACCGCCTGCACGAAATCTTCGGCGCGGTAGTCGATGGCCGCCTCCGCTCCCATCTGTTTGCACAACTGAACCTTCTCCGGCCCCCCGGCCGTGGCGATCACCCTCGCTCCCGCCGCCAAGCCCAGCTGAATCGCGGCGGAACCCACTCCTCCGGCCCCGGCATGGACCAGCAGCACTTCCCCCGGACGGATTTTTGCGCATCGGTGAAGGGCGTAGTACGCCGTTTGGTAGGTGATGAACATCGCCGCCGCTTCATTCCAGCCGAGGGAATCGGGAATCGGATAGACGTGGCTTTCCGGCACAACGACCCATTCGGCAAAGCCGCCCCTCGGCAAGGGGGGCGTGGCCAGCACCCGCTCCCCCACCCTTAAGGCGACCCCGTCTCCAACCGCTTCCACCGTGCCCGAAATCTCGGCCCCCGGCGTGAAGGGAAGGGGCGGCTTTTCCTGATACTTCCCCTGGCAGAGCAAAATATCGAGGAAATTCACAGCCGCGGCCCTGACCCGAATCAACACCTCCCCCGCCGCCGGAGACGGCTTGGGCAGCTCCACCAGCCTGAGGGCTTCCCCCGGATCCCCCAGCTTGCTCACCTGCCATGCCCGCATACCGCTTCCCTCCCGTGAAGATGTAACCCCTCGGGTCCGTCGGCCGGGATGGTTCTTCCCGGCCCCGCCTTGAAGGGCCGATCACAAACTTCCCTTCTCCTTCGGGTGCTCCCGAAGTTCCTGCTTGGCGATGGACCGGCGATGCACTTCGTCCGGCCCGTCGGCGATCCGCAGGGTGCGCGCGTGGGCCCACAGGAAGGCGAGGGGGAAATCATCGCTCACCCCCGCTCCGCCGTGGGCTTGTATCGCCCGGTCGATCACGCGGAGAGCCATGTTGGGAGCGACGACCTTGATCATGGCAATCTCCTTCCTGGCCTCCTTGTTGCCCACCGTGTCCATCATGTACGCCGCCTTCAGGGTCAAGAGGCGGGCCTGTTCAATCTCGATCCGGGAATCGGCGATCCACTCCCGGATCACTCCCTGCTCGGCCAGGGGCCTGCCGAAAGCCACCCGGTTCTTGACGCGATCCACCATCAACTCCAGCGCCCGCTCCGCCATCCCGATCAGGCGCATGCAATGGTGGATCCGTCCCGGCCCCAGGCGGCCTTGGGCAATGGCAAACCCTTTTCCCTCTCCCCAGATGATATTGGAGGCGGGGACGCGAACGTTGTCAAAGAGGATCTCCGCGTGACCGTGGGGGGCATCGTCATATCCGAACACCGGAAGCATCCGTTTGATGCGGACCCCCGGCGTGTCGAGAGGAACGATGATCATCGAATGCCGTTCGTGCCGGGGCGCATCCGGATTGCTCCTGCCCATGACGATAGCCACCTTGCACCGCGGATCCCCGGCGCCGGAAGACCACCATTTTCGTCCGTTGATCACGTATTCGTCGCCGTCGCGGAGGATGGTCGTCTCCATGTTGGTCGCATCGGAGGAGGCCACATCCGGCTCCGTCATGCAGAAGCAAGAGCGGATCTCCCCCTCGAGGAGCGGTTTCAGCCATCGCTCCTTCTGCTCGTCGGTGCCGTACCGTTCCAGGACCTCCATGTTGCCCGTGTCCGGAGCGGAACAGTTGAACACCTCCGGGGCGATGACTGATCGGCCCATGATCTCGCACAAGGGAGCGTACTCCAAATTGGTCAGGCCGCCTCCCCGCTCGCTGTCCGGCAAAAACAGGTTCCAAAGCCCCGCTTCCTTCGCCTTGGCCTTCATCTCCTCCATCACCGGGGGAACCGACCACCGGTTCTCCCTCAGCTGTTCGAAATACACCTTTTCGTTGGGGTAAACGACTTCATCCATAAACGACAGCAACCTGGCTCGAAGGCTTTTGACCTTGTCCGAGTAAGCGAAGTCCACGGCAACCACCCCTCTTTCCGTAAAAGTTGGCAACCCGCGCATCCGGCTCCGGGGGCGCCCCCTGGCCGTTCCCTTCAGGTCCTATCTCCTTCCCCGCTTCCCTTCGGCAACTTATCGCCCTTTAAAGGAAGGCTTCCGCTTTTCCAGAAAGGCGGCGGTCCCCTCACGCATGTCTTCGGTGGTGTACAGGAGCGATTGGGCCAGCTTTTCCAGGATCATCCCCGTCCGCTGATCCGTTTCAAAGCCGGCGTGCACCACCAGCTTCGCCAACCGGACCGCCAGCGGCCCCTTCGACAGGATCGCTTCGGCCACGCTGCGCACCTCTTCCATCAAACGGCCCCGGGGAACCACCCGGGACACCAGGCCGATCCGCTCCGCCTCCCGGGCGTCGATCAGGGTTCCCGTCAGGATCATGTCGATCGCCCTCCCCTTCCCCACCAGACGGGCCAGCCGCTGGGTTCCCCCCGCCCCGGGAAGGATGGACAAATGGAGTTCGGGGAAGCCGAACCTGGCATTTTCCTGGGCGATCCGCAGATCGCAGGCCATGGCCAGCTCGCATCCTCCTCCCAAGGCGTAGCCGTTGACGGCGGCGATGGTCGGCTTTTCATACCTCTCGATTTCGTCGCAAAGCCCCTGCAGCACAGCGGCCAACCCGTCCCGCAGGGTGCGGCGGTTCAACTCGGCGATGTCCGCCCCGGAGACAAAGGCCTTCTCCCCCGCTCCGGTAAACACCACCAGCTTCACCCGGTCGTCCTCCCTCCAGGAACCAAGAACTTCCCTCATCTCCCAGATCACCGCGGAATTCAGGGCGTTCCGCACTTCCGGCCGATTGACGGTGATGATTCCCAACCCGTCCGCCACTTCCGCAAGGATCGTTTTCCGTTCCGGCGTCTCCGGCATCGCTGATCACCTGCCGTTCTTTAGGGTTGATCCCGATCGGACGAGGCGAACCACCTCCTCGGCTGATTGTCGGATGGCCGGCAACTTGCTTTCTCACCTCCTACCGGACGTACTCCTTTTTCAGCTGCGCCGCGATGATGTTGCGCTGGATTTCCGACGTCCCCTCATAAATCCGGGTGATGCGGGCATCCCGGTAAAACCGTTCCACCGGAAGCTTCCGCATGTAGCCCATGCCGCCGAAGATCTGCACCGCCCGATCGGCGATCCGGTTATACACCTCCGAAGCGTACAATTTGACCGCCGCCGCCTCCTTGATGACCTTCTTCCCCTCATCCACCAGGGAGGTGACGCGATACAGCATGCTTCGAAGGGTTTCAATCTCCACATACATGTCCGCAAACATGTGCTGAATCGCCTGATTCTCATAGATCGGCTTCCCGAATTGCTTCCGCTGCATGGCGTAATCCAGGGAAAGCTCCAGCAGTTTCTCGCAGGATCCCAGACAGCGGGCGGCGAGGGAAGCCCTGCCGTTGGCCAGGATTTTCAGCGCGTTGACATATCCTTCCCCTTCTTCCCCCAGCCGGTTGGCCTCGGGTACCTCGCAGTCTTCGAAAAAGAGTTGGCAGGTGTGGGAGCCCCGGAGCCCCATCTTCACATCGGCGGGTCCCCGGCTGAAGCCCGGAAAATCGCTCTCCACCAAGAAGGAGGTGATCCCCTTGGCCCCCTTGGAGGGATCGGTGCTGGCCATGACGGTGATCACATGGGCCTCCGGCCCGTTGGTGATGAAATGCTTCATGCCGTTCAGGACGTAACGGTCTCCCTTGCGTTCGGCCCGCGTGCGCAGATTGGCCGCATTGGATCCCGCCTCGGGCTCGGACAGGGCGAAGGCTCCGATCCATTGCCCCGTCGCCATCTTCGGCAGAAAGCGCTCCCGCTGTTCCTCCGTTCCCAGCTCCACGATGCCGACGGTCCCGATGCCCGTGTGGGCCCCGATCAAGCTGGTGAACCCGTTGTGGGTTTTGCCGAGCTCCTCCAAAAGGAGGCACTTTTCGGTCATGTTCAGGCCCAATCCGCCGTATTCCGCGGGGATGGACAGGCCGAAGAGTCCCAGCTCCTTCGCCTGCTCCACCACATGCTCCGGAATCCGGTCCTCCTCTTCGATCACCTGGGCCACCGGCTCCACCACATCCTTCACAAAATCCCGGACGACCATCTGCAACTGTCGAATTTCGGGTTTGATGTCCAGTTTCAAAGACCTCACCTTCATTTGACAGGATGATCCTGATCCGAGGGAATCCGCCGCCCCTGTTCATCGTAGCGGTACACGCCCCATCCGGTTTTCCGCCCCAGACGGCCGGCCTTCACATATTGAACGAGCAGCGGGCAGGGACGAAACTTCTCGCCCAGCGTCTCGTGCAAATACTGGAGCACCTTGAGCCGGGTGTCCCATCCCACCAGATCCCCCAACTCGAAGGGGCCCATGGGAAAGTTCAAGCCGAGCTTGATGGCCCGGTCGATCTCTTCGGGGGTGCCGACGCCCTCCATCAGCATGTAAAAGGCCTCATTCCCCACCAGGGCGCTGATGCGGCTGGTGGCAAATCCCGGCCGTTCCTGGATGCGGACCACTTCCTTCCCCAGTAGGCGACCCACTCTTTCCGTCTGTTCCACCGCCCAGTCGGCGGTTTGCAGTGCGCGGACCACCTCCACCAGCTTCATCCGGTGAACGGGATTGAAAAAGTGCATGCCGCAGACCCGGGCGGGATCGGAGGCGGCGGAAGCGATCTCGGTGATGCTCTTGGCCGACGTGTTGGTCGCAAGCACCACGTCGTCATCGCAGACGGCATCCAGCTTTCGGAAGACGTCCTGTTTGATGTCCAGATCCTCCACCACCGCTTCGATGACAAAATCGCAATCCCCAAAGGCTTCCAACGCATCCGCCGTTTCAATCCGGGGCAGCGCCTCCTCCCCCCGTTCCGGTTCGAGGTACCCCTTTTCCACCTGCCGCTTAACGAGAGAGGCGATCTGTTTCACCGCCTGATCGGCCACTTCCGGATACGCATCGTACAACACCGTCTGAAAACCGGAAACCGCCGCCTGGTAAGCGATTCCCCTCCCCATGACTCCCGCGCCGACCACACCGATCCGTCGCACATCCCGCATGTTTCAGCCTCCTCCCTCCATACGCGTCATCCTTCGATCCGCTCGACCACGGTGGCGATTCCCTGTCCCACCCCGATGCACATCGTCACCAGCCCAAAGCGGGCTTGACGGCGCTTCATCTCGTAGAGAAGGGACGTCAAGAGACGGGCCCCGGTACTCCCCAAGGGATGGCCGATCGCGATGGAACCGCCGTTGACGTTGCACTTCTCCTCGGGAATGCCCAATTCGCGCATACAGGCCAGGGACTGGGCCGCAAAGGCCTCGTTCAATTCCACCAGGTCCACCTGGTCGATCGTCAGCCCCGCCCGCTTCAGGGCCTTTCGGACCGCCGGAACCGGTCCGATCCCCATCACCGAGGGGTCCACCCCGGCCACCGCGGTGGAGACGATCCGTCCCAGGGGCTTGAGGCCGTATGCCCTCGCCTTTTCCGGAGTCGCCAGCAAAAGGGCCGCCGCCCCGTCGTTGATCCCGGAAGCGTTGCCCGCGGTCACCGTTCCCCCCTCACGAAAGGCCGGTCGCAGAGACTTCAGCTTCTCCAGCGTGGTATCCGGCCGGGGGTGTTCGTCCTCCTCCACCCACCGGGTTCCGCTTCGGTCGGTGACCGGAACCGGCACGATCTCTTCCTTGAATTTCCC carries:
- a CDS encoding SDR family NAD(P)-dependent oxidoreductase, which encodes MGLNSYDIKGKVVVVTGSSQGIGKGVAIGMAGEGAKVAINGRKTEKLRAVAREIEEAGGEVLPCPADLRDFEQVKAMMQRVKEHFGRIDVLINNAGGSFSHNLEDLSPNGFDAVVRNNLHQVFYCCSAVRPIMAEQGGGRIINISSVAGLRGTPGLGAYGAAKAGVINLTETLALEWASYNIAVNCIAPGIILTEGMEEVLASSEEAKRELERRIPLRRLGVPEDILNACLYLATEASSYVTGETIKVAGGGTGRF
- a CDS encoding amidase — translated: MRTTFGSKLFADHVPGRDAVFVARARQAGAVILGKTNTPEFGYTAVTDNPLFGRTNNPHDPGRTAGGSSGGSAAVVAAGLAPIAEGSDGGGSIRIPAGFCGVYGMKPTFGRIPYDTGPTRFSVVDPFLHHGSLTRYVEDAALFLDVFQGLHPADPFSLPVTERFFPLEEPDLKGWRIAYSPDLDYFRVEREVRTVVEGALRRLEEWGCRVEEVSLGLEDGAEIVTNTFVNLWAVWFAAHYGHFLEKERDRISRGMAATIEHGRRFSAVEMERWRQNRSAAYEKVEKVWQSFDLLVTPTLAVPAFPHGRNPREIDGKPIHPHNGWMLTSLFNLTGHPAASFPCGRSSEGLPIGMQIVAPRFAEKRILTVSRALEQSIRL
- a CDS encoding amidase family protein; translated protein: MSREQEILAMSAVELARRIRNKELSPLEVARAFLDHIRRRNPEINAFCTVAEERALEDAKRAEKRLMSEEELPPLLGVPIAIKDLSRPGAFGRRSGRSFSPTTFPAGTPSSSPGRGRPVP
- a CDS encoding acyl-CoA dehydrogenase family protein, with product MHLRLTEEQRMVQQTVRKFVQKELMPLEPEVLRNEREGKPGITRQKLRELQKKAADMGFWGINTPKEYGGAALGHLMQAIITMEVSKTFVPFTFGGHADNILYYCNEEQKKRYLIPTLKGEKISCFAFTEPGAGSDTRRIQMSARKEGSHWVLNGEKIFITHGNEADFAMVFAVTDKEKQGHGGVTCFLVDREMGWRSEYIHTMGSWGPASLIFENVRVPEENILGELHGGYKLGLEWIGYQRWMIGARAVGSAERLLQMAIDYAKQRITFGKPLAERQAIQWQIADSAVEIEAAKWLVLNAAWTLDQGEDNRHLASMAKLFGANMGNRVVDRVLQIHGGMGYTKELPIERWYRDARVWRIYDGTDEIQRIIIARNLLKGYVKLGDFL
- a CDS encoding thiolase family protein; amino-acid sequence: MREAVIVSAVRTAIARRGGALKDWEPHIYGAEVVKEAIRRARVDPEEIDDVIFGNALAGGGNVARLTALQAGLSLEVPGVTIDRQCGSGMNAVALAALAVQGGAGEIFVAGGTESMTRAPYLLEPPSKPFDRNPPRFVRRLLSPEHIGNPPMGITAENLAEKYRITREEQDRYALVSQRRMARAMEKGLFREQIVPLTIPGKQGELLLFDTDEHPRPETSLEVLSRLPPAFKEGGTVTAGNSSGVNDGAAALVVMSRRMAESRGLTPLATVRGFAVAGVDPNLMGIGPVPATKKLLKREGLALEDIDLIELNEAFAAQVLACARELPLDMEKVNVNGGAIAHGHPIAATGAILVTKLVYEMNRRNARRGLVTACIGGGQGIAVLLER
- a CDS encoding NADPH:quinone oxidoreductase family protein, with protein sequence MRAWQVSKLGDPGEALRLVELPKPSPAAGEVLIRVRAAAVNFLDILLCQGKYQEKPPLPFTPGAEISGTVEAVGDGVALRVGERVLATPPLPRGGFAEWVVVPESHVYPIPDSLGWNEAAAMFITYQTAYYALHRCAKIRPGEVLLVHAGAGGVGSAAIQLGLAAGARVIATAGGPEKVQLCKQMGAEAAIDYRAEDFVQAVKELTDGRGADVIFDPVGGDVFDRSRKCIAFEGRILVIGFAGGRIADAPTNHALVKNYSIVGVHWGLFRRRMPDRVAEAHQRLMTMYEQGAIRPLLHGNFPLEELPEALYLLADRKTRGKLVVNP
- a CDS encoding acyl-CoA dehydrogenase, giving the protein MDFAYSDKVKSLRARLLSFMDEVVYPNEKVYFEQLRENRWSVPPVMEEMKAKAKEAGLWNLFLPDSERGGGLTNLEYAPLCEIMGRSVIAPEVFNCSAPDTGNMEVLERYGTDEQKERWLKPLLEGEIRSCFCMTEPDVASSDATNMETTILRDGDEYVINGRKWWSSGAGDPRCKVAIVMGRSNPDAPRHERHSMIIVPLDTPGVRIKRMLPVFGYDDAPHGHAEILFDNVRVPASNIIWGEGKGFAIAQGRLGPGRIHHCMRLIGMAERALELMVDRVKNRVAFGRPLAEQGVIREWIADSRIEIEQARLLTLKAAYMMDTVGNKEARKEIAMIKVVAPNMALRVIDRAIQAHGGAGVSDDFPLAFLWAHARTLRIADGPDEVHRRSIAKQELREHPKEKGSL
- a CDS encoding enoyl-CoA hydratase/isomerase family protein, producing the protein MPETPERKTILAEVADGLGIITVNRPEVRNALNSAVIWEMREVLGSWREDDRVKLVVFTGAGEKAFVSGADIAELNRRTLRDGLAAVLQGLCDEIERYEKPTIAAVNGYALGGGCELAMACDLRIAQENARFGFPELHLSILPGAGGTQRLARLVGKGRAIDMILTGTLIDAREAERIGLVSRVVPRGRLMEEVRSVAEAILSKGPLAVRLAKLVVHAGFETDQRTGMILEKLAQSLLYTTEDMREGTAAFLEKRKPSFKGR
- a CDS encoding acyl-CoA dehydrogenase family protein, with the protein product MKLDIKPEIRQLQMVVRDFVKDVVEPVAQVIEEEDRIPEHVVEQAKELGLFGLSIPAEYGGLGLNMTEKCLLLEELGKTHNGFTSLIGAHTGIGTVGIVELGTEEQRERFLPKMATGQWIGAFALSEPEAGSNAANLRTRAERKGDRYVLNGMKHFITNGPEAHVITVMASTDPSKGAKGITSFLVESDFPGFSRGPADVKMGLRGSHTCQLFFEDCEVPEANRLGEEGEGYVNALKILANGRASLAARCLGSCEKLLELSLDYAMQRKQFGKPIYENQAIQHMFADMYVEIETLRSMLYRVTSLVDEGKKVIKEAAAVKLYASEVYNRIADRAVQIFGGMGYMRKLPVERFYRDARITRIYEGTSEIQRNIIAAQLKKEYVR
- a CDS encoding 3-hydroxyacyl-CoA dehydrogenase family protein, which codes for MRDVRRIGVVGAGVMGRGIAYQAAVSGFQTVLYDAYPEVADQAVKQIASLVKRQVEKGYLEPERGEEALPRIETADALEAFGDCDFVIEAVVEDLDIKQDVFRKLDAVCDDDVVLATNTSAKSITEIASAASDPARVCGMHFFNPVHRMKLVEVVRALQTADWAVEQTERVGRLLGKEVVRIQERPGFATSRISALVGNEAFYMLMEGVGTPEEIDRAIKLGLNFPMGPFELGDLVGWDTRLKVLQYLHETLGEKFRPCPLLVQYVKAGRLGRKTGWGVYRYDEQGRRIPSDQDHPVK
- a CDS encoding thiolase family protein, giving the protein MQDCWIVGAVRTPVGRYGGALSSVRPDDLAAVAIRGLLERTGVPGEDVEDVIFGAANQAGEDNRNVARMALLLADLPVTVGGVTVNRLCGSGLEAVNQANRAIRLGEGDVMIAGGVESMSRAPLVMAKPERAFPRGNATVYDTTIGWRFVNAELAKRYPPESMGETAENVAERYGVSREDQDRFALRSQQRAAAAIREGKFKEEIVPVPVTDRSGTRWVEEDEHPRPDTTLEKLKSLRPAFREGGTVTAGNASGINDGAAALLLATPEKARAYGLKPLGRIVSTAVAGVDPSVMGIGPVPAVRKALKRAGLTIDQVDLVELNEAFAAQSLACMRELGIPEEKCNVNGGSIAIGHPLGSTGARLLTSLLYEMKRRQARFGLVTMCIGVGQGIATVVERIEG